The Chryseobacterium aureum genome contains a region encoding:
- a CDS encoding threonine aldolase family protein, giving the protein MKFSFKNDYSEGCHPNILQALLQYNLDQQAGYGEDEYSLKAKALIKEKINNQNSEVFLVSGGTQANLIVISAILKPYQCVISAAPGHILNNETGAIEATGHKVLSIETPDGKIKPSDIIPVLEGHSNVPHQVMPKLVYISNSTELGTIYQAKELEELSAFCKENKLYLFMDGARIGHALTAEISDLTLEKVAALTDIFYLGGTKNGALLGEAIVINNPVLQEDFAFNIKQKGALLAKGRLLGIQFLELMTDNLYFDLAKHANQQAMKIKSALQEKGTAFLSDTYTNQIFPILSHDLIEVLSEHFEFYVWKKINEESSAIRLITSWSTGDEAVNRFIEIIEQH; this is encoded by the coding sequence ATGAAATTTTCATTCAAAAACGATTATTCCGAAGGCTGCCATCCGAATATCTTACAGGCCCTTTTACAGTATAATCTTGATCAGCAGGCTGGCTATGGAGAAGATGAGTATTCATTAAAAGCGAAAGCATTAATTAAAGAAAAAATAAACAATCAGAATTCTGAAGTTTTCTTAGTCTCAGGAGGAACACAGGCTAACTTAATTGTTATTTCTGCGATCTTAAAACCTTATCAGTGCGTAATTTCTGCCGCTCCCGGACATATTCTGAATAATGAGACCGGAGCTATTGAAGCAACGGGCCATAAGGTACTGAGTATTGAAACTCCAGACGGAAAAATAAAACCGTCAGATATTATCCCGGTTTTGGAAGGACATAGCAATGTACCGCATCAGGTGATGCCTAAACTGGTGTATATTTCCAATTCTACAGAACTGGGAACCATCTATCAGGCAAAAGAACTGGAAGAACTTTCAGCATTTTGCAAGGAAAATAAATTATACCTTTTCATGGATGGAGCAAGGATAGGACATGCTCTGACCGCTGAAATCAGTGATCTTACCCTGGAAAAAGTAGCGGCTCTTACCGATATTTTCTATCTTGGAGGAACCAAAAACGGAGCTTTACTGGGAGAGGCTATTGTGATTAATAATCCTGTGCTTCAGGAAGATTTTGCTTTTAATATCAAACAGAAAGGAGCATTGCTGGCAAAAGGAAGGCTGTTAGGAATTCAGTTTCTGGAGCTTATGACAGATAACCTGTACTTTGATCTGGCGAAACATGCCAATCAACAGGCCATGAAAATTAAGAGTGCATTACAGGAAAAAGGGACTGCATTTCTTTCAGATACCTATACCAATCAGATTTTTCCTATTCTTAGTCATGATCTTATAGAGGTATTGTCTGAGCATTTTGAATTTTATGTCTGGAAAAAAATTAATGAGGAATCTTCTGCGATCCGTCTTATTACTTCCTGGAGTACGGGAGATGAAGCGGTAAACCGATTTATAGAAATTATTGAACAGCATTAA